The nucleotide window TCCAGAAACCGAGAAAGCCCCGCCGGAGGCCTACACACGAGACGCCTCTAACAAGGTCTATCACGTTCTGGACGACACTATTCAGTGCGTGCTGGCCGCCGGTCATTCGGCCATATTTGACGCGGTCTTTGCCTCTGAAAACGAGCGCCGACGCATTGAAGGCATTGCTGATCGCGTGGAGGCGAAATTTCAGGGCCTTTGGTTGATTGCACCGGAAGCGACATTGAAAGAACGTGTCACCAGGCGACTGGATGATGCATCCGATGCGACGACAGATGTGATCGAGAGCCAGCTGGGATATGAACTGGGCCAATTGGATTGGAAGAAGGTGAATGCCGGAGGCAGCCGTCAGGAGACTGCGGAGCGCGCTGAGGCAATTCTCAGGACAACCTAGACGCCAACAGCTCTCAGACCAGCTGCGACCAAAGCTGCGCAGAAAACGGCTGCATATTCCTTTTTGAGCTTCACTTGTGCGGCGATGGCCACAACAAGACAGAGGCCGACGGCGATCCCGCCCTTCAGCACGATCGGAAAGATCGTCGACACGATAATTGCGCCTGGAAGCGCTTCCAGACCGCGCCGAACTCGCGGTGTGATCGACAAACGGCCCATAAGCCAATACCCGCCGGCGCGAAGGGAATAGGTGACTGCCACCATCCCGATCACGGCAAAAACGAACATCCAGTCCGATGGCAGAATGCCACTTGCTGCGATTGCCTCACTCATCCAGGTAAGCTCCCGCAATAGCGCCTGCGACCGCCCCGGTGAAGATGCTCCAGTAACCGCCAACAGCAATCCATGTCAGCCAGGCGACGCCGCCTGCAATGAGCCAGCTGACCGTCTGGCGCTTTCCCTTCCAGAGCGGCACAAGCAACGCGGCAAAGAAGGCGGGCAGGATGACGTCGAGACCGAATGCCTTGGGGTCCGTGATCAGGCTTCCGGCGAAATAGCCTGGAATTACCGAGAGAGACCAGACAGCCCAGACAGTCAGACCGCTCCCGAGATACACACCCCAGTCGCGCGTTCCCTTCTCATATTCGGAAATGGCCAGCAGCCAGTTCAGATCCGTCAGGAAGAACAGAGCGGGGTAAGTCTGATAACCCGGCACCTGCCCGAGCCAGGGCCTGAGGCTTGCCCCGATCAACAGCATGCGCATGTTGACGGCCCCGGTAACGCCGACCATTGCAATCAGCAATCCCCAGGTCAGTGGCTCGTTGTAGACCTCCATTGCAACGAACTGGCTGGCACCCGCAAAGACGAGCGAATTGATCATCAGTGTTTCCAGAAAGGTCAGTCCCTTTTGGGCCGCAACCGTGCCGAAAACGGCGCTCAATGCGATAATGCCGGGGAACACCGGAATGCAGAGCAAAGCGCCCTGAATGCAGCCTTTGAGACTGAGGGTTACATTTTTTTCCAGCATTGCTGTCCAAGAACTGAGAGGCGGACCGTGCCGCCCGAGGATGGGAGACTATTGCCCATAATCGAACTGAGGACCAATGAATCCTTTTGATCCAACCATCACGAAATCTGCTCGCCGATTTAAACCAGAACTCCATAGATCATCCGAAGTCCGGTGAACCCTAGAAAGAGCGCAAATACCAGCTTCAGCTTGGAGGGATCGATCGCATGGGCGATTTTCGCACCAAGCGGGGCGGCAAGTGTGGATGCCGGAATGATCAACAGGAAGCCCACCAAGTTGACATAGCCAAGGGAAAACGGAGGACGTCCCTCAACACCCCATCCAAACCAGATCGATAGCAATGTTCCAGGCACGGCGATGATCAAGCCAATTGCAGCTGCCGTTCCTACGGCTTTTCGGATCGGATAATTGAACAGCGTCAGGGTTGGCACTCCAAGCGTGCCGCCGCCAATGCCCATCATGACTGATATTCCACCGATCAGGAAACCGAGCACCTCCTTGAGGGGCGAACCGGGGAGTTTGTCGGCCAGATGGGAACCGTCCTTTCGAAACATCATGTTGGCTGATACCGCCAGGGCGACGATGCCAAAGACGAGTGTCAGCGCTCCACCGGAAATGTTGCCCGCAAGCGAGGCTCCGGCGAACACACCGATTGCAATGGCCCACCACCACCGTTTCAGGAGGTCCATGTCGACACTGCCACGCTTGAAATGCGCGCGCGCCGAGGATGTGCCGGTTGCCAGGATGGTTGCCAAAGACGTACCGACTGCAACATGCATCAGCACGGAAGGATCGATTTCGAGGGCCGTGAACATGTAATAAAGAACAGGAACAATCACGATCCCGCCGCCAACCCCAAGGAGCCCGGCAATGATGCCGGCAACCACGCCTGTGGCCAGGAGTGCAAGAGCCAACAGGCCAATTGATAATAGGCTGAGATCTTCCAAACCGGCGTCCTTGTTGTTCATGTCGCGGGTGTCTGGGTTCCCGCGCCGGGCGTGACACCTGCGATTAGACCAGGCTGAGTGATTTTTCCAGCCAAATAACCGTTCAATCCGGCTTATGAGCAACGCTCGGCCTTGAAGTCGAACACGAATGCGGACAGTGTTCCAAGGGAATTGACCGGACGAGGAGGAGACATGTTCGGCCACTGGCTCGCGCTCTATACATTCGCCCAGTTTCGCACGCGGGCGGACGACCCTTCCAATGATGCCTTTTTTGCCAACGAACCAGCTGTCTGGGCTGCAATGGAACGCGCGGAGGGTTTCATTGCCCGCTCGGGATACGAAGACGAACCGGGGACGCAGAGTTGGGGTGAGCAGGTGTTTCCCAAATACTGGGTCGACAACGGAGATGGTTGGGCTCCATCCACCATCTCCCTTTGGCAGGATCTGGAAAGTGCGCTTGCTGCTGTCTATCGCGGCCCCCATGCGGAAATCCTTCGTCTAGGCCATTTGTTCGTGAAGGACGCCGAAGACTATCCGGCTTATGCCTTATGGTGGGTGCCGGAAAACCATCAGCCGGATTGGACCGAAGCGGTCGAACACCATGAGTTGCTGGGTGACAATGGGCCATGTCCGGCAGCTTTTACGTTCAAGGTGGCCTTCGACCCGAGAGGCCACGAACTTATCGTGGATGGCACCCGCTCAAAGGAAATTGCCGAGCGCAATCGATTGCGTGCCGATCTACCCAAAGCAGTTCAATAGGTATTGTTCATTAATTGATGACTAATTGTCAATTTTTGGCATGATTGTAAAATATTAACTAACAACGATCTTTAGCCCAACGACGCACCAGCAAAGCAACCCGGTGCCAGGAACTGGGAAAGGATCGAGATATGAACCAACTACTTCGACCATCCGCCGAACGCGGAAACGCCGATTTCGGCTGGCTGAAAAGCAAGCACACATTCTCCTTTGGCTCCTACTACGACCCGAAACACATTGGTTTTGGCTCGTTGCGGGTGATCAACGAAGACAAGGTTGCTCCGAGTGCAGGCTTTCCGGCACACCCGCACGAGAATATGGAGATAATCTCCTACGTCGTATCCGGCGCTTTGGAGCACAAGGATTCGCTTGGAACCGGCTCGGTCATACGGCAGGGAGACCTTCAGCGTATGAGCGCCGGGACCGGAGTGCGCCACAGTGAATACAACCACTCTGACAAGGAACCGGTCCATTTCCTTCAGATCTGGATTGTTCCCGAGAAAGACGGCCTGACGCCCGGCTATGAGCAGAAGACCTTCCCCGATGCCGAAAGGCGGGACAATCTTCGGCTGATTGGGTCCCGGAACGGCCGCTCGGGCTCGGTGGTGATCCACCAGGATGTGGACCTTTATGCCTCGCTGCTGACAGCAGACAAGAGCGTTGCATTTGACATCCGGCCGGGACGAAAGGTCTGGCTGCAGGTCATCAAGGGTGCGCTTAGCGTTGGTGGGCAGAAACTTTCGGCCGGCGACGGGCTCGGTCTGCTGGAAGCAGGTGAAGTGTCGCTCGCCGCCTCGCAAAACACCGAGTTCTTGCTGTTCGATCTGTCAACCTAACCCTGGAGGGCGCGGCCGCCGAGCCGCGTCACTCCTTTCCCATCGCTTTGAAAAAGCAGGACCTGGCTGACACCTGCTCAAACTGGTCCGCTGTTTTCCGTTTGTCGTAGCACTTCTAAAGCTTGCCAAATCCAGGATTGCCAGATGTCAGAGACACAATCACCTATCATCACGCTGTCGACAGACGGCACCAAGGGGCGATATGCGGCAAAGGTCGATAGCATTGATGAGCCCGCCGAACTTACATTTTCGATTGTCAATGAGAGCCTCATTATCGCCGATCACACGGCCGTCCCAGACACTATGAGAGGCTTTGGTGTTGGAATGGCACTTGTCGAGCGTTTGATCGAGGATGCGCGCAGGAAGCAGGTGAAGATCATACCGCTCTGCCCTTATGTGAAGGCGCAATCGCAAAAACACCCCGAATGGTCTGATGTCATTCATAGCTAGAGACATATTCGACTGAAGTTCCTTTCAGCGAACTCCAATCCAATGTCAGCTGCCAGGCGTCACCTGCTCAGGATCGTTTGCACACCCTCTTAGTGCGAAAAGAGCATCGGTCAGAGTTGTTCCGGCCTGCTTGAAAATGGCATTCGTCACTTGCGGTCCAGCTTCGCTGAGACCTTGCGCGGCAGTTTTCACATCTGCGAGGTTGCGATTAAGTTCCTTGAGTTGCTGTGCAACCTCCCAATGATCCTGTTCATCCGGATTGGCAAGTTGATTGGAGATCTGTTCGATCTTGCTGTCCAAAGCGACCAGTTTCGTTTTGAACTCTTCCGGTGACACCTGAAGTCGGGCGAGCGCTGCGTCGGTCAGATTTCCAGCTATTTTAGATCCGGCGTTGTCCACACGGTTCAACACGACGATTGCCAGCACGCAGGCGACGATAACCAGAAGTGCCGTTGCGTTGATCAATGCGAGTAGAAGCTGCCCGGGCAGACGGGCCAGGCGCTGCCCGAGGCTGGGCCTATCGTAATACATTGACTGTTTCCCATTGCCAGTTTGTGCGCACCGGCTCATGCAGCCGTTCCTGACGCAGTAAGGGCAATATCACGCCTGAGTCCCGAACGTCAGGCAACAGCAATTGCCCAAGTCGGGACAGCTAGCTGTGGCTATCCTTGATTGTTTCACAAAATACGGCGCGTTGCGCCCCACAGGTGGCCGTTCGCTTAGTCTGCATCAGACACATTTGCCGCGGCGTCTTTCATGTGGCCGCGACAGCTGCAAAGGTATCGGTCCAGGCTTCTTTCAGCTCCGGAGTGAAGGCGTCTCCCAAACCTATCTTGAGCGTATGAAGCAAGGCCTCTCCGACAGTGTCGTAGTGCTTGTCTTTGACACCATAGGAGACGTGTTTTTGTCCCAGATCCTTTAGCGTTGGCAGGACCGCTTCCAATCGATGCAGGTTGTTCACGGCGACGCTAAGAGTTTGCATCAGCTTTTCTTTTTGTCCGGACATGTCTTGCGGAAACATTGAACGAAGTTCCGGAGCGATCTCGAACAGATGATTGTAAAAGATTTCAGCGGCCTCGTCGGCAATCGGGGCGACAAGCACAAAACTGTTCTGGACGAGTTGGATTTTCTCTGGTGTCAGCACTGGGTCATTTCTCGCCAAACATCCAAAGGCGACAAAGGCTTTTCGGTGCCAAGACTGCACAACCTGCTTACGCCGAAGGTGATCTCCTCATTCGCTCAAGACATTGCCTTGGTCCTTTGTGTTTGGCAATGAAAAGGCGCAAACACCGACAGCTCTGGCTATCCGCTCAAGGATCAGAACATTCTTGAAAGTGCGCTCTCACGAAACGAAGAGAGATGACAGACCTTGCCGCTTAAAGGCAGGCGGATGCCTTGTGCGCTCAGGAGAGAAATTTTCATTTTCTTCGAGCACCCGACAAAAAACCAGGTTCTCGAAAAAACTCATTTTCGCGATTTCAAATAAGCGATCAATGCCGCCCGGTCTTCGGTCATTTTGTAGCCGTCAAAACCCATGACTGTTCCTGGAACCAGGTTTTTTGGAGACCGGAGAAATTCATCCAGTTGCTCCTCGCTCCATGTGCCCTCGGCCTTGGCGTATTTGAGCAGTGCTGGTGAATAGCGATCGAAGGCGGGGTCACTCGCGATCGGCTTGCCAACAACATCATCGAGAGAAGGGCCGACTGACTGTTGATTGCTGGATTTGTGGCAAAGTGCACATTGCGCAAAAAGCTGCCTTCCCCTCTCGACCGGATCTTCAATGCTAACGGCGTCGGTTTGAGCGGTATATTTCGCCCTCATTGCCAGCAACTCTGCGGACTGGGTCTCCGACAGACCGTTTCTGACATCCAACATCGCCATGGCTTGAGACCAGGTCATACTCGCCTCGATCTCCCCAATTTCAGCCCCAAGGTGCGCAACACGGGCCGTGTCGATACGTTGACCGGACAAGGAAGTTTCAAGAACTCGCATAAGCTGAGCTCTTACGGTCAGGAATTCAGGAAATTCACGAGCATTATGCTGGGCAGCGTCCCGCAGCCGATCGATCTGGGAGGGGGTGAGCATTTCCATCACCTGCTTGGCAACGGCCCCTCGCTTCACGCCATGGTTGGAATCTATTCGCAATGCCACAAAACCAAAATGCTGACTTGGTTTGCCGACGACTTCAAAATCGTTGAATTCCTGGGATCCAGTCGTCCAACTCAAGAATCTGGCTGAAACATTCACCAGCTCCTTTTTGTCCGCCTTTGAAAGTTTCTTCAATCTCAGGCTGCCTGCGCCGCTGCCCTGCTGAGCTTCTCCTGATACGTGTGCCACGCGAATGGCTGTCAGTGCCTGCTTCTGGTCGGTCGAAAGTGTTTGGGCAATGTCTCCAAACGTTTGCGCAAGCACACGTCCAAGTTCTGCTTCGTGTGACCCGTAATCGCGCCCGAGTTCAATGAAGCGCTCCTTGGTAACCGGTTCAAATGCGAGCAGTCCCTCCAAGGCACGGTTCATCTCATGGCGCGCTTGTTGCGCTTCTTTCAACGCGTCCATCTGGTCGTGTACCAGCGACACCATTGCAGCGCGCTGCCGCTCGTTCAATACGGACAATGTTTCTTGGGCGATCCGGCTTCGCTTGAGACTGTGCCGACTCGCAACCCTTAGCCCGACGAACCCGAAAAAATTGGCCAATCGGCCGACCGATATATAGTCGTTGTTCGCCGAGTTTCCCGTCAGCCAAGTCAACGTTCTTGACGCGACAGCCTCTGTTAGTCGCCGTTCATCAACTTGAATTTTACTGATGTCTCGCAGTGCTGCGCTTTCACCCGAGGCGGCAAAACCGGAGGGTGCAAACGATAGCGATTGAGCCAGAAGGCCAATAGACACAATTATTGCGGTGCTTTTTGACATGAAACTACTCGCGATTTGAAGAGCAATTCCATTTGGTTATAAACTCGTCACGTCGCACACTTATGCCAACGCTGGAGCAAACTGTAACAAGTTGTACTCAGGGTGGTCATGCAATCGAAGCTATTTGCATCGACTCGGCATTTTGTAAGGCGTTTTATTGAAGATGGTACAGACGAGTGGATTCGAACCACCGACCTTCGGAGCCACAATCCGACGCTCTAACCAACTGAGCTACGTCTGCATAAGGTCGTCAAAGTGGGGCGGACAATACTCGTCCGAACCGCCATTTGCAAGGCGTCTTCTAACGCCGTTTCTCTTCTCCGGCAAGCGCGAATTTTGATGAAAAAACCTGCCTGTTGAAAAGCAAATGCCCGAGGCAAAGCCCCGGGCACATGTCGGTTCTCCGCGGTCTGACCGCAGTATCAACTTGGATTAGTTGACCTTCAATTCCTTGAAGGATTTTTCAAAAGCTTCCTTGACCGGAGCAGAAACGTCAGTGCCGAGTTTGGTGGCAAGATCCTGCATTTCCTTGGTCTGCGCGCTCATTGCATCGAACTGCTGGCGTGCGAAAGAAGACTGAAGCTCGATAGCCTCAGCAACGGTTTTCGCGGACATGATGTCTTTCACGAAAGTGAAAGCAGCATCAGCGTTGGCTTTAGCAGCGTCGACGGCTTTGTGATTGAATTCCACAACACCCTGGCGAGACGTTTCGAATGTGTCTTCCATCAGGTCAGTTGCGTCTTCTGCAGCAGTTTTCACTTTTGCATATGCTTCACGTGCGTTTTCGATGCCCTTTTCAGTGGCTTCACGGAACGCAGCCGGAACTTCCATGTTAGGCATTGCGAAAGCTTCGAAATCCGGGAAAGCAACGCCGGCAGCCGGTGCAGCTTTGGCCTTGGCGGCACGTGATTTCGGAGCAGCTTTAGCTGTAGTCGTCTCAGTCATGATCTCATCTCCTAGAGTCCGGATGCGATCATTGGTGCAAATTCTCTCCGCCGATCCATTTGTCGGCGGACCTTGTCGTCATCCGCAAACACTACATAGTGCAGGTCTTGTTGCATTGCAACATTTTTTTGCACTGCACAACGAATTTCCGCAAGGTTTTTCGACGAATTTACAGCTTCCGCCAGTTTTGACTGGGAGAAAACAGCGCCAAGGTGGTGCGTGTTTCCGAAATTGGAATCCGTCATCGAACGACAAAATGCAGGTCACGGGCATGAGAAGGCATCATGTCAGGCTCAACAAGCCCATTCTTGTGGTCTGGCGCGCATGGCACTCCAAAGCGCGCCAGTCAGTCAGTTAAGTGCCGTTGCTATTTTTTCTGTGCTGCCTTGGTGGCGTCCTGAACGGCCTTGGTGGCACTGTTGGAGAATTCGCGGGTCTGCTCGCCAAGTGTTTCCATCTGATTGCGCAGATAATCCTGCTGCAACTTCATCATGTCTTCGACATTGTCGGCTTTGACCAGATCCTGTGCGAATTTGAAGGCCGCAGTGACATGTTCCTCGGCGTAGGTCAGCGCCTTCTTGTTCACGTCAGCAGCGCCTGCCTGCATCGCGTTTGCACTGTCTTCCACATTGACGACGGCTTTTTGGGTAGCGCCCATGAAGTCATCAAATGCCTTGCGAGCTTGATCAACGCTCTTTTCGGCAAAATCGCGCATCTGTTCGGGGACTTCGAAACCGGTCTTGTCTGTGCTCATGTTTGCACTCCTCAGGTCGACGGAAGAAAATTCGGGTCGGGCTCGTTGAAGACGTTGCTTACCAAAAGTTCGTAACATGGCGATGGCAATCGGGCAAACGAGCAGCATTTCGGGTTAACCACGCCTTCATGTAAGCCCTTTAACAACATTGCTTTACATGGACGGCGTAGGCGATTGCTTGTATTAACGGAGTGTTTACCACTTGCGGCAAATCCGGCAGCCGCGTGCCCTGTCACCCGGTGTTGCAGACCAGTTTGGAGCTGAGCCATGGACGGTACGACCCAATCATTCCTGGAACTGACAGCCAAGGATGATCTGGTCCAGCTCGTCGCCGACAAAAAAGCTGCCTGGCTTTGGTCGTCGGACGGCGCGCGCATTCTTTGGGCCAACGCGGCAGGTGCGTCGTTTTTCTCCGCGCACTCAATCAGCGACTTGAGAGGACTTGCATCCCTTGAGCGTTCACCGGCACGCCCTCACATCGCGCGCATCGCTGAAAGCGGTGCAACGGACAAGTTCAGCATCGACCGGCTTCGGTTCTACCGCGGGCTGAGGGTCATGCTGTTGACCTGCCAGTGCAAGAAGCTGGAGCTCGACACCGGTGAGACTGCAGCCCTGATCGTTTGTGGCGACAAGGGCCTTATCACGACAAAGGATCCCGTTGACACGTTTGCCCAGATGATCGCGTCAAGTTCAACAACCGCATTCGTAATGTCCGGTGACCAGATCGAACACCGCATTGGCACGCTGGAAGGCACCCCGGAAAACCCCGACTTACCGGACGGCCAAAATGCGGTTTTCGGACCATTGAAGATGAATGACGGACTGCATGAAGGTGCCGCTCTCGATCTGGACACCGGTCAGAAACTGATCGTCCTCGGAGATACGCCGCTGATCGATGACGGATCAGAGGTCGATGAGCCTGAACTTGAGACCGTTTCTGGGGGAGCGCTCTTGGCTGCAGGAGCTGGCGCAGCTGCGCTTGCCGCGAGTTCGGCGTCAACGCCGCAAACCGATGACGATTTGGCCATCGATGATGAAGAGCCTTCTCAAGCTGACCAGGAAAGCGAAAACACGCTACCGGATTCAGATACTGACGATAATCACAACACAGAGGCTGAAAACAACGCATCTGCATGGGTGAGGGCCGACGCTGAAGAAGTCGACACGAACGCAGATAGCGCCGATTTCGAGCTGGAAACACCCGCTGACGATGCTATCGCAATGGCCGAACCTGGCGAGCCACCAGCCGAGGCAACCGAAAGTGCGAGCGGGGCTGATCACGCGGAAGATGACGGCCCCGGTAGCGATACTATCGCGGCTACCGCAGAACCTGAGCATGAAGACATTGAGGACAGCTCTGAGGACTCCGGGGAATTTGTGTTTCAGCCGCTCCGGCGACCGGTACGCTTTGCCTGGAAGATGGACATCGAGCAGCGCTTTACATTCCTCTCCGATGAGTTTGCCGACGTCTTGGGTCCGGGCGCGACAGACATTGTCGGCAAAACGTGGGCTGAAGTCGCCGGCGCATTCGATCTTGACCCACGTGGTCAGATTTCGAGAGCCCTCGACCGACGCGACACCTGGAGCGGGAAAACCGTCGACTGGCCTGTGACCGGAGCGGCATTGCGCGTTCCCGTTGACATGGCCGCCCTGCCCGCTTTTGACAGAAATCGGAAGTTTGAGGGTTATCGCGGGTTTGGTGTTTGCCGGTCAGCCGACGCGGTTCAAGACCAGAACGGTTTGGTTGTTGCCGCAGCCGGAGCCTTACTTGCAGGCGATGCAAGCGACTTCGAAGATGAGACAGCTGCCGACGTCGCCGACACGGATGAATTCGTCGAGGACGCGGCAGACAGCAGTCAAGATGCGATCTCTGCATCAAATGAAGAAACCATTGCGGACACATATGCAGAGGTTTCTGACGACAGCACTGAAATTGTCGGTGGAGACATTCCGGAAGAAACCGGCGACTTTCCACCTTCAAGTGAAGAAGTGGAACTGGAAGCTCACACAGATCCACAAGTTGACGAGAACCCAGATACTCGCGGACAGGACAGCGAAGATCTGGATACCGTGGAAGAAGGTACTGCTGCAGAGGACACGGCGTCGAAATCTGAACCTGACGACCTGCAGGATTTGAAACCGGCGCAGCCCGATACCTTTGCCGGCAAAACTTTTCTTGGTGCGAGCGCGGCTGCGCTTGTTGGTTCGCTGGCAAAATTTACCGGCAAGTCTCACAAGGAAACGGCTGAAGAGCCGACAACTCCACCGGAGCCTGACAATTCAGATGAAATGACCGACACCCCGCTCTCCCTGACTGAGGAGTTGCAGCAGGTGGCCGCGGCATTGGATGAGGGCGACGCGCAAGGAACTGAGGCGGACGCGACTGACGCCGGTTTGGTTGAGGACGCAAATTTGGAAGGCGCTGCGTCCTCTTCCGACACTGAAGACGACATCAGTGACACAACCGACTTTGATGCCCCTCTCGACGACGATGACGACAACGCAGAGGCGGAAGTGCCTGATGATCAATCAGCTGAGGACAGTCTCTCAACCGCAACCGATGCCATTGATGAAGATGACGGTGACACCGCCGAGTTGGACGCTCAGACCAATGACGAAGCATCTCCGGAACAAAAGATAGAAAACGAAGAAAGCCGGAGCGAGGCTGGCACCGAAGTTCTGGACGAAGAGCCGGTTGGCATTTCCGGACCTGCGGCCCTCAAACCGGCCGAAATCGAAAGCGCTGTAAAATCGTTGGCAAAAACCTACAAAGCCAACGAAAAATCAACGGCCGACCTTTTTGACGATGGCGACGCGGACGCCAAGACGCCCGGCGAGCAGCAAGAGACGAGCCGGGAGCAAGACAACGATAACGGAGACGCGCTGAGCGACGACACCGATGCGTTGGAAATCGCTGCCGAAGACGACGCTGAGCAAAGCGACACCGACGAGCAGGATTTCTTTGAAGAAACGGCGGCGTTCGAGCAGGAAGACAAGGCAGCTGAGGCCGACGGCGATGACGAACCGGAGCCGAAGCCGGAAAAAACCGGTGAAGTCATTCCGCTCGCAACCGTGAAACCTCGCGTGGTGCCGGTTGACACATCTGGTCTTTCGCGTCCTGAACGCCAGGCATTCCGCAAGATCGCGGAAGCACTCGGTGCGCGGCTTGAAGGCGACCTCGGAGACTTTGACGAGCCGGATCCCGTTGAAGAGCCTGAAGAAGAGCTGCCGCCCGACCTGCCTGAAGCCGGACCAATCGATCCCAGTCTCCTGGACCGATTGCCAATCGGCATTTCTATCGTGCATGAGCGCGAGGTGCTTTATGCCAACAAGGCTCTTCTGACCATGATCGGCTACAAGACGACTGCAGCTCTGTCGGAAGCCGGCGGTCTGGAAGCGCTTTTCATTGACGACACCGAAGAACTGCCGGATGCGGAGGGCATGGACGGCGAAGTCGATGAGGCAATGAAGCTTCGTCTTGCCGATGGCGGCGTTCTGAATGTCGATGCTCACATGCATTCTGTTCCCTGGAACGGAAGCTATGGTCTGATGATCTCGATTACCGAACGTCCAATGAAGGCAACACTGCCTGCCGCGGCACCGACATCACCCAACTTCTTTGCCGAAGTGCGCGGCGAACTCGACACGGCCCGGAACCAGATTGCCGAGATGGATACCATCCTGGAAACGGCAACCGACGGCGTGCTTGTGCTTGATCAGCACGGGACTATCCTCAAGGTCAATGGTTCAGCTGAGGCGCTTTTCAGCGCAAACCGCGCAGACATGATTGGTGCTCCCTTTACCGAGTTTCTGGCACCGGAAAGCCATCGGGCGGCCGCGGACTATCTGGACGGGCTGTCGCGAAACGGTGTTGCCAGCATTCTCAATGACGGCCGTGAAGTGCTTGGCAAAGTGCCCAGCGGAGGTCTGATCCCGCTCTTCATGACCATGGGCCGCATCACGAACGGTCAGGATGAAGCAAAGTATTGTGCGGTACTCCGCGACATAACCCAATGGAAAACGGCTGAAGAAGAGCTGACGCAGGCCAAGCGACAGGCCGAAGACGCAAGCTCTGCCAAGTCCGACTTTCTGGCAAAGATCAGCCATGAAATACGGACGCCCCTGAACGCGATCATCGGGTTTTCCGAAGTGATGATGGAAGAGCGTTTCGGCGCTATCGGAAACGACCGCTACAAGGACTACCTGAAGGACATTCGAACATCCGGTTCTCACATCATGAGCCTGATCAACGATCTGCTGGATCTTTCCAAGATCGAGGCGGGCAAGCTGGATTTGAAGTTCACGGCCGTTTCGACAAACGATGTGGTCAATGAGTGCGTGGCGCTGATGCAGCCACAGGCCAACCGGGAGAAGGTTATCATAAGGGCAAGCCTACCGGACTCGGTTCCAGAGGTCGTTGCCGATCCGCGCTCCCTGCGGCAGATCGTTCTCAACTTGCTGTCGAATGCCATCAAGTACAACAAGTCCAGCGGACAGGTCATTTTGTCGACGGCGCTAGAAAGCAATGGTGAAGTTGCCTTG belongs to Roseibium porphyridii and includes:
- a CDS encoding phasin family protein, translated to MSTDKTGFEVPEQMRDFAEKSVDQARKAFDDFMGATQKAVVNVEDSANAMQAGAADVNKKALTYAEEHVTAAFKFAQDLVKADNVEDMMKLQQDYLRNQMETLGEQTREFSNSATKAVQDATKAAQKK
- a CDS encoding ATP-binding protein, encoding MDGTTQSFLELTAKDDLVQLVADKKAAWLWSSDGARILWANAAGASFFSAHSISDLRGLASLERSPARPHIARIAESGATDKFSIDRLRFYRGLRVMLLTCQCKKLELDTGETAALIVCGDKGLITTKDPVDTFAQMIASSSTTAFVMSGDQIEHRIGTLEGTPENPDLPDGQNAVFGPLKMNDGLHEGAALDLDTGQKLIVLGDTPLIDDGSEVDEPELETVSGGALLAAGAGAAALAASSASTPQTDDDLAIDDEEPSQADQESENTLPDSDTDDNHNTEAENNASAWVRADAEEVDTNADSADFELETPADDAIAMAEPGEPPAEATESASGADHAEDDGPGSDTIAATAEPEHEDIEDSSEDSGEFVFQPLRRPVRFAWKMDIEQRFTFLSDEFADVLGPGATDIVGKTWAEVAGAFDLDPRGQISRALDRRDTWSGKTVDWPVTGAALRVPVDMAALPAFDRNRKFEGYRGFGVCRSADAVQDQNGLVVAAAGALLAGDASDFEDETAADVADTDEFVEDAADSSQDAISASNEETIADTYAEVSDDSTEIVGGDIPEETGDFPPSSEEVELEAHTDPQVDENPDTRGQDSEDLDTVEEGTAAEDTASKSEPDDLQDLKPAQPDTFAGKTFLGASAAALVGSLAKFTGKSHKETAEEPTTPPEPDNSDEMTDTPLSLTEELQQVAAALDEGDAQGTEADATDAGLVEDANLEGAASSSDTEDDISDTTDFDAPLDDDDDNAEAEVPDDQSAEDSLSTATDAIDEDDGDTAELDAQTNDEASPEQKIENEESRSEAGTEVLDEEPVGISGPAALKPAEIESAVKSLAKTYKANEKSTADLFDDGDADAKTPGEQQETSREQDNDNGDALSDDTDALEIAAEDDAEQSDTDEQDFFEETAAFEQEDKAAEADGDDEPEPKPEKTGEVIPLATVKPRVVPVDTSGLSRPERQAFRKIAEALGARLEGDLGDFDEPDPVEEPEEELPPDLPEAGPIDPSLLDRLPIGISIVHEREVLYANKALLTMIGYKTTAALSEAGGLEALFIDDTEELPDAEGMDGEVDEAMKLRLADGGVLNVDAHMHSVPWNGSYGLMISITERPMKATLPAAAPTSPNFFAEVRGELDTARNQIAEMDTILETATDGVLVLDQHGTILKVNGSAEALFSANRADMIGAPFTEFLAPESHRAAADYLDGLSRNGVASILNDGREVLGKVPSGGLIPLFMTMGRITNGQDEAKYCAVLRDITQWKTAEEELTQAKRQAEDASSAKSDFLAKISHEIRTPLNAIIGFSEVMMEERFGAIGNDRYKDYLKDIRTSGSHIMSLINDLLDLSKIEAGKLDLKFTAVSTNDVVNECVALMQPQANREKVIIRASLPDSVPEVVADPRSLRQIVLNLLSNAIKYNKSSGQVILSTALESNGEVALRVRDTGTGMTAKQLAAALEPFRQLHTASRGGGTGLGLPLTKALVEANRASFHIDSTPDQGTLVEIIFPTQRVLSE